The proteins below are encoded in one region of Podarcis raffonei isolate rPodRaf1 chromosome 8, rPodRaf1.pri, whole genome shotgun sequence:
- the LOC128420023 gene encoding gastrokine-1-like, whose protein sequence is MKILAVLVFLVSLTCSSASDVIAVKHQGNTDISTHQAVKVNQQDQTANIHNYNGWNGWDAIWDYQKGLFAARLFRKRVCVVAAMDFELFPSLETLHSFKGQKLSKSTLPASDLTFVVGKSRVQNTVQFGSPIEQLCSGIPVYYASKEQGTNLPLQSRGCANVGILRGLFNIYLCGNIPSC, encoded by the exons ATGAAGATTTTG GCTGTCCTCGTATTTCTTGTCTCCCTGACTTGTTCTTCAGCCAGTGAT GTTATTGCTGTAAAGCACCAAGGAAATACCGACATCAGCACCCACCAGGCGGTGAAGGTCAACCAGCAAGATCAAACGGCCAATATCCACAACTATAATGGGTGGAACGGATGGGATGCCATCTGGGATTACCAAAAG GGCCTTTTTGCTGCAAGGCTGTTTCGGAAGAGGGTCTGTGTTGTAGCAGCAATGGATTTTGAGCTATTCCCAAGCCTGGAGACTCTCCACAGTTTCAAAGGGCAGAAG CTGTCCAAGAGCACCCTTCCGGCGAGCGACTTAACATTCGTGGTTGGCAAGAGCCGTGTCCAGAACACTGTTCAGTTTGGAAGCCCCATTGAGCAGCTCTGCAGTGGGATTCCTGTGTACTACGCCTCCAAGGAACAAG GAACCAACCTCCCCTTGCAGAGTCGAGGGTGTGCGAATGTCGGGATCCTACGTGGCTTATTCAACATCTATCTCTGCGGCAACATTCCAAGTTGCTAA